ATAATAGCCCTTCATGGCGACGACCTGTTGAATCTCGGCGACCGTCACGCTGTTTGCTGCCATCAGGTCGGCCAGCGGCTTCGGCAACTCCTGCAGGTTATCCGGCGCCCTGGGACTAACCGCTGCCGTCTTGTTGTCGCCCGCGGGGGGAGTAGTTTTTTCTTGCGTCGGCGGAGATTTTTCCTGCGGAGGCGGCGCCGGTTTTTCCTCCTTGGCTTTCTCCTTCGGCGGGGCCTGTTCAGCCGGCGCTGCGGCGGGGGTGTCCTTCGGGGGCTCGGCGGGGGCCGGGGTTTTAGCCGCGGGGGCGGCCGCAGGCTGGGCAGCTGGTTTCGCTGCTTCGCCAACCTCATGATTGGGAACGCAATAAGCGATTTGGGCGAATTCAAACGGGAGCTCCGGTTTTAGGTCGTGCCGGTTCTTGGCGTCCCAGCAGGAGTGATGCACAGTGTGCATAACCCGGGCGCCGCCCCGAACCTTCTTTTTGTTGTCGATCTCGACGACGAACTGTTTATAGTTGGCGAATAACACCATGTCTGCCCATTCCTTGACCAGCGCCGAGGTCTGCCCGCCGGTCTTGTTGCCCAGCTTTAGCTCATAGCGGTCGTAGCTGCCGCACTCGTCGGGGAGTTCAAACTTGCGGATCTGCGTGTGGGCCGTCAGGACAACATTAATCCCGGCGTCGATAACGTCCTGGAGGAGGTTGAGGAACTTGCCGATCTCTTCCTTGACGAATACGTGGCCCTTACCATATCCGAAATCCTCGATCCCCTTCTTGCCATGGATGGCGCAGACATGGGCAACACATAACTGCTCGGCCCAGTCCATCGTGTCGATGATCAGCGTTTTGCAGCAGCCAGACGTGGCCTTGACCTCCTGCACCATAGCCAGCAGCATAGTCCAGCTGGTGGGCCGCGGCAACCTGGCAAC
The sequence above is drawn from the Sporomusaceae bacterium genome and encodes:
- a CDS encoding AAA family ATPase, with product MALNITRGFVWKAQKVVVYGPEGIGKSTFASQFPEPLFIDTEGSTNLLDVARLPRPTSWTMLLAMVQEVKATSGCCKTLIIDTMDWAEQLCVAHVCAIHGKKGIEDFGYGKGHVFVKEEIGKFLNLLQDVIDAGINVVLTAHTQIRKFELPDECGSYDRYELKLGNKTGGQTSALVKEWADMVLFANYKQFVVEIDNKKKVRGGARVMHTVHHSCWDAKNRHDLKPELPFEFAQIAYCVPNHEVGEAAKPAAQPAAAPAAKTPAPAEPPKDTPAAAPAEQAPPKEKAKEEKPAPPPQEKSPPTQEKTTPPAGDNKTAAVSPRAPDNLQELPKPLADLMAANSVTVAEIQQVVAMKGYYPQDTPVRNYDPDFIDGVLVGAWDQVLALVVDVRQIPFQ